The Methanosarcina acetivorans C2A genome includes the window ATAATTTTCGGGCTTTCGATCCCTGTGGTCTTTGCATTTTCCAGACTGAAGATTGCCCCGCTGGTGGGATTTTTACTTGCGGGCATCCTTGCAGGACCTTTTGGGTTAGGGCTGATTCAAGAGAGCGGAGAAATAGAGTTACTGGCTGAAATAGGAGTCGTACTTCTACTTTTTACCATAGGGATAGAGTTTTCCCTACGCGACCTCTTGCAGCTCAGGCGAATCGTACTTTTTGGGGGCGGGCTTCAGCTTTCAATTAACACTCTTGCTGTTGCTTTTGTTTTCGTCCTACTGGGAAGTTCCAGGGAAACTTCTATTTTCCTGGGGGCGCTGGTGGCACTGAGTAGCACGGCAATTGTCCTCAAGATCCTGCAGGAAAAGGGAGAAATCTACAGTGCCCACGGAAGAACTTCACTGGGAATCCTGATCTTCCAGGACGTGGCTGCAGTGGTAATTATCCTCCTTACTCCTGTCCTGGCAGGCGTTTCAGGAGAAGAAAACGGCTTTTTCAAGCTTATCCTTCAGGCCCTGGGACTTGTCCTGCTCACCTTGCTCAGCGCCAGGTATGTTGTTCCTTTTATTATGTATCATGTGGCACGGACCCGCAACAGTGAGCTTTTCCTTCTGAGCGTAGTGGTTATAGGGCTCTCCGTTGCCTGGCTGACCTCCATGGCAGGGCTCTCCCTCGCTCTCGGGGCTTTCCTGGCAGGGCTGATTATTTCCGAGTCCGAGTATTCTACCCAGGCCCTTGGAAATGTTATCCCTTTCAGGGATATGTTCATGAGTATCTTTTTCATCTCCATAGGGATGCTGCTTGACCTGGACATCCTGAGGCAGCACTTATTCCTGATCCTTGCTGCCACCTTTGCGGTGCTGCTTCTCAAGGCTTTTGTAAATGCCCTGAGCACCTTCCTTATCGGTTTCCCCCTGAATACGATGATCCTGGTAGGCTTTTCCCTTTCTCAGGTAGGAGAGTTCTCCCTGATCCTTGCCGGTGTCGGTTTTGCAAACGGACTCCTCTCCACAGAAATCTATCAGGAGTTCCTGGACGTGGC containing:
- a CDS encoding cation:proton antiporter, which produces MESLLLRDLLIIFGLSIPVVFAFSRLKIAPLVGFLLAGILAGPFGLGLIQESGEIELLAEIGVVLLLFTIGIEFSLRDLLQLRRIVLFGGGLQLSINTLAVAFVFVLLGSSRETSIFLGALVALSSTAIVLKILQEKGEIYSAHGRTSLGILIFQDVAAVVIILLTPVLAGVSGEENGFFKLILQALGLVLLTLLSARYVVPFIMYHVARTRNSELFLLSVVVIGLSVAWLTSMAGLSLALGAFLAGLIISESEYSTQALGNVIPFRDMFMSIFFISIGMLLDLDILRQHLFLILAATFAVLLLKAFVNALSTFLIGFPLNTMILVGFSLSQVGEFSLILAGVGFANGLLSTEIYQEFLDVAVLSMVLTPFIMSMAPQAAAFAQELPLPQVLKSGWYKGFLEQKREKELENHLIIIGYGVNGRNVATAARAALIPYRIIDINPDTVRKEKSKGEPIMYGDAAQKAVLEHAGIKTAKSVVITAGDPVSAQRIIEAARRLNPEIHIIARTHFLSELDRFYSLGADEVISDEFESSIELFSRVLHRYMVPFSEIETMGEQLRADHYRILRSPEMRRKSLCELSLDFSEVEIRSIRVGKHSGAAGQTLGNLNIRKRYGVSVLAISRNHKLIYDLRAETELKSDDILLVISPPERLEELRELFEEKE